In Castanea sativa cultivar Marrone di Chiusa Pesio chromosome 6, ASM4071231v1, a single window of DNA contains:
- the LOC142641482 gene encoding cellulose synthase-like protein H1, producing the protein MGMANPISLPLYEKIPRKNTLQRAFDSLIFLLLLSLLIYRLLFLNNHGLTWLLAFLCESWFTFTWVLIISSKWNPVENKTYPDRLLQRVSELPSVDMFVTTADPVLEPPIITVNTVLSLLAIDYPSHKLACYVSDDGCSPITYYSLVEASKFATLWVPFCKKYNIHVRAPFRYFSTNPQTLGGSSTDFQQEWKRMKDEYERLSCKIEDAVHKSVPCDLSGDFAEFSNVERKNHPTIIKVIWENKTGLLDGLPHLIYISREKLPKHPHHYKAGAMNVLARVSGLMTNAPYMLNVDCDMFVNNPKAALHAMCLLLSPNSEKEIAFAQFPQVFYDGLKNDPYANQFVVFYEYLGRGIAGLQGPLYGGTGCFHRRKVIYSLSPNNVDPVNEKLIESILLNFGSSTELINSATKALKGKTDTVANLRNSIHAANQVSGSCYEHGTSWGTTVGWRYGSTTEDIHTGLMIHKRGWRSIFCTPDLPAFLGCAPSGGPAAATQMKRWTTGLLEILFSKSCPLFATLFGKLQFRQCLAYLWFLTWGMRPVFELCYAALPAYCIITNSHFLPKVQEPTLYVLVAIFVVYNISTLSEYLRTGESIQAWWNNQRMSRINTVNAWLFGLLSVILKLLGISETVFEVTQKDQSSDDANDIEVGRFTFDGSPIFLPGTTILLVHLTALVVTLLKWQPPPRDGHGSGLGEVFCSVYLVICFWPFLKGLVGKGRHGIPLSTVWKSAALALFFVHLCRRTIMH; encoded by the exons ATGGGTATGGCCAACccgatctctctccctctatatGAAAaaatcccacgcaaaaacactTTACAAAGAGCCTTTGATAGCTTAatctttctccttctcctttctctccttatttatcGTCTCCTCTTCCTCAACAATCATGGTCTCACTTGGCTCCTTGCTTTTCTATGCGAGTCATGGTTCACCTTCACTTGGGTTCTAATCATCAGCTCCAAATGGAATCCCGTAGAAAATAAAACGTACCCAGACCGCCTCTTGCAACG GGTATCCGAGCTTCCATCAGTGGACATGTTTGTGACAACTGCGGACCCTGTGCTAGAACCACCAATAATCACAGTAAACACCGTGCTCTCTTTGTTGGCAATTGATTATCCATCTCACAAGCTAGCTTGCTACGTATCGGATGATGGTTGTTCCCCAATCACTTACTACTCTCTTGTGGAAGCCTCAAAGTTTGCAACGCTTTGGGTTCCATTTTGTAAGAAGTACAATATTCATGTTAGAGCCCCCTTTAGATACTTTTCCACTAACCCCCAAACGCTTGGTGGTAGTTCAACTGATTTTCAAcaggaatggaaaagaatgaag GATGAATATGAACGACTTAGCTGCAAAATTGAGGATGCTGTCCACAAGTCCGTGCCATGTGATCTTAGTGGGGACTTTGCAGAATTCTCTAATGTAGAACGCAAAAACCATCCAACAATTATCAAG GTAATATGGGAGAACAAGACAGGTCTTCTAGATGGATTGCCACACTTGATCTATATATCAAGGGAGAAGCTGCCAAAGCATCCACATCATTATAAAGCAGGAGCCATGAATGTTCTA GCCAGGGTCTCTGGTTTGATGACAAATGCTCCTTACATGCTGAACGTAGATTGTGATATGTTTGTCAACAATCCtaaagctgctcttcatgcaaTGTGCTTGTTATTGAGTCCCAACAGTGAAAAAGAAATCGCATTTGCTCAATTTCCACAAGTGTTCTATGATGGATTAAAGAATGATCCATATGCCAATCAGTTCGTGGTTTTTTATGAA TATCTGGGGCGTGGAATAGCAGGACTTCAAGGACCTTTATATGGTGGAACAGGATGCTTTCATAGAAGGAAAGTTATCTATAGTCTATCCCCAAATAATGTAGATCCAGTAAATG AAAAATTGATTGAATCTATTCTCTTAAATTTTGGGAGTTCAACGGAGCTGATCAATTCAGCTACTAAAGCTTTGAAAGGGAAGACAGATACAGTGGCCAATCTTCGAAATTCTATTCATGCAGCAAACCAAGTCTCTGGTTCCTGTTACGAGCATGGAACAAGTTGGGGAACAACG GTTGGCTGGAGATATGGATCGACAACAGAGGATATCCACACAGGACTAATGATCCATAAAAGAGGTTGGAGATCCATATTCTGTACACCGGATCTACCAGCCTTTTTAGGGTGCGCACCCTCAGGTGGACCTGCTGCAGCGACACAAATGAAGAGGTGGACCACAGGCTTGCTTGAAATTCTTTTCAGCAAAAGTTGTCCCTTGTTTGCCACACTCTTTGGAAAGCTTCAATTTAGGCAATGCCTAGCCTATCTTTGGTTCCTCACGTGGGGCATGCGCCCTGTTTTTGAGCTATGCTATGCTGCTCTGCCAGCATATTGCATCATTACCAACTCTCACTTCTTGCCCAAG GTTCAAGAACCAACATTATATGTACTAGTTGCAATCTTCGTCGTTTACAACATATCCACTTTATCCGAGTATCTAAGAACCGGCGAGTCAATTCAAGCTTGGTGGAATAACCAAAGAATGTCAAGAATAAACACAGTGAATGCATGGTTATTCGGATTGCTAAGTGTCATACTCAAGCTCTTAGGAATATCCGAGACAGTCTTTGAAGTAACACAAAAAGACCAATCTAGTGATGATGCCAATGATATTGAAGTCGGAAGGTTCACCTTCGATGGGTCCCCAATTTTCCTGCCAGGTACAACCATTTTGCTGGTGCACCTAACTGCGTTGGTTGTGACCTTGTTAAAGTGGCAACCACCACCTCGAGATGGGCATGGGTCAGGGCTAGGGGAGGTCTTCTGCAGTGTGTATTTGGTGATATGCTTCTGGCCATTTTTGAAGGGTTTAGTTGGGAAAGGAAGACATGGAATTCCCTTATCCACCGTATGGAAGTCAGCTGCTTTGGCATTATTTTTTGTGCACTTGTGCAGAAGGACTATAATGCATTGA